The following coding sequences lie in one Acropora palmata chromosome 3, jaAcrPala1.3, whole genome shotgun sequence genomic window:
- the LOC141877443 gene encoding uncharacterized protein LOC141877443, whose translation MSSTEEDELESSSSANLVPSKRDRKQMEKGKQFQVQLLEDERLSAQRSWHKQLNRVENYLADEIEPGKLQGERIFLESTMELLLSAHERLVEALDDLATKRVAQEKFEKMELEHSDMLKRLNQKITDLKQEKESAMSSLTAASSRRSKASNTRSAKSRSSRSSRSSAVIDRKAHTAVKVAKLKTKLYFADDEATKVAELRKFRLTKKLALVEAEMKAIDEVEESEFSDENKFTPPVDINMINKDELMRNYLRSQASSRPEDSISTVETYISGNSKIVPSKSFSKIVPSSQHKQTDQKIEIPEEPGNPAAQYPSTLNPHAHDYFTSSTPKNVQPSSSSVHFQDPKPKGMIYPQVEREITQPQTSGDVLEQLADLMTQRHARELLSLPEPETFSGELLHYPTWKKSFDTIVERRTDSSSQRLYYLGRHTTGEAKESISGLLALDSEDAYLEARKILSDRFGNPYLVANAYKKKIKEWPKVPPNDGISLRKFSDLLVHCQAAMMEIHYLQALNDPEENQKLVRKLPRNICDRWGREVDQWLNRKVKM comes from the coding sequence TCCCTTCTAAGCGAGACcgaaaacaaatggaaaaggGCAAACAGTTTCAAGTTCAATTACTTGAAGATGAAAGACTGTCTGCGCAAAGAAGCTGGCACAAACAATTAAACAGAGTAGAAAACTACCTAGCCGATGAAATAGAGCCAGGTAAATTACAAGGCGAAAGAATATTTCTAGAATCCACAATGGAACTTCTTCTCTCGGCACACGAACGACTCGTCGAAGCGCTGGACGATCTTGCTACAAAACGTGTTGCGCAAGAGAAATTCGAGAAGATGGAACTCGAACATTCAGACATGTTAAAGCGTTTGAATCAGAAGATCACGGAtctgaaacaagaaaaggaaagcgCCATGTCCTCTCTTACAGCAGCATCGAGTCGAAGAAGTAAGGCTTCAAATACACGTAGTGCTAAGTCACGTTCGAGCAGATCATCTCGTTCATCGGCCGTAATTGATAGGAAGGCGCACACGGCTGTAAAGGTCGCTAAATTGAAAACCAAGTTGTATTTCGCCGATGATGAAGCCACCAAGGTTGCCGAGTTAAGAAAATTTAGACTGACCAAGAAGCTGGCGTTAGTTGAAGCcgaaatgaaggctattgatGAAGTGGAAGAAAGCGAGTTTTCAGACGAAAATAAATTTACACCACCCGTCGATATCAACATGATCAACAAGGACGAACTCATGCGAAATTATCTGAGATCTCAAGCTTCATCTAGGCCCGAAGACAGTATTTCAACTGTGGAGACATACATAAGCGGTAATTCCAAGATCGTTCCGTCGAAATCCTTCTCAAAAATCGTGCCTTCGAGTCAACATAAACAAACGGATCAGAAAATCGAAATTCCTGAAGAGCCTGGTAACCCTGCAGCGCAATATCCGTCAACACTAAACCCGCATGCTCACGATTACTTCACCTCTTCAACTCCCAAGAATGTACAACCTTCAAGCTCGTCTGTGCATTTCCAAGATCCAAAACCTAAAGGTATGATCTACCCTCAAGTTGAAAGAGAGATTACACAGCCACAGACCAGCGGTGACGTACTTGAGCAGCTAGCAGATCTGATGACCCAGCGCCACGCCCGTGAACTACTGTCACTTCCCGAACCAGAGACGTTCAGCGGAGAACTTCTTCACTATCCCACCTGGAAGAAGTCCTTCGATACAATAGTGGAGAGAAGAACTGACAGCTCATCACAGCGCCTCTATTACCTTGGAAGGCACACAACAGGAGAAGCCAAGGAATCAATCAGCGGCCTTCTTGCCCTCGACAGCGAAGACGCTTATCTTGAAGCTAGAAAGATCTTGTCCGACAGATTTGGAAATCCATATCTCGTTGCCAATGCCTACAAGAAGAAGATAAAGGAATGGCCTAAAGTTCCGCCTAATGATGGTATTAGTCTTCGCAAATTCTCGGACCTTCTAGTCCACTGCCAGGCAGCCATGATGGAAATTCATTACCTGCAAGCTCTGAACGATCCCGAAGAGAATCAGAAATTAGTTCGCAAGCTTCCCCGAAATATCTGCGATCGTTGGGGCCGCGAAGTGGATCAATGGCTTAACAGAAAGGTCAAAATGTGA